A region of the Babylonia areolata isolate BAREFJ2019XMU chromosome 10, ASM4173473v1, whole genome shotgun sequence genome:
TTGGACAACGTGATGgtaggtactctctctctctctctctctctctctctgtgtgtgtgtgtgtgtgcgttcgtgtgtgtttatttgtgtgtgagggatgcagagagagagggggggagggaggagagagagagagtgcatgtgtgcattacTTACATTATGATAAAACTCTTTAAATATTTGATATTCAAAGCAAGATATACTGAAAAGGGAAAATACCCGTGATTGAACATATGACCAAAGGGACATTTACTGTGTTCACTGAATTCGGATTTGAAGGTATCCAACTTAGGTCAGCAATATTTCTGCAATCATTCATAGCTATGTAACAAAATTTCAACATTTTGTGAAAACGTTAGTTTCCTTGGCAATCAATTATCgatgttctttttatttcttcagaATACCTGTTCGATATTATTGCAACATACCTGTAACAGAGACAACTACAGCTGAAAAGTTTTCTGAAACGTTCGTATGTTTCGGTCGCCTTGAGTACACTTAGTGGAAAGaacactgtgggttttttttttgtttttttttttttttttttttttttttgctgccccaccatctgcaccgtttcagtggcattactcccacgccgctcatttagattcccccatacacagccacacccgggttcgtccgtcgcagttccagcgtcggcagtccacagggaaccatcgatgttaggtcgccaggaggccacacaccagaggagaccctgcactgctgctgagtcacttcggtggtgttcagtggtgcctgttctgttttaacgtacttaggacaccacctactgagccccctactaacgacaataatggcttagtcgcggagccagactgagtgagcgtccctcccagagtggagaccgccaccacgtccctcaaacaacagtcccccatgaatctaccgacactgacgacattgacaggactcaccccaagcacggaagtggaggggtatcgaaactgaggtcaccatgagagcagggcatgaaaggccacagactttgagactattttgtttatattgatgaggatgaaggagcaggaggatgacgatgatgatgacgatgttgctatagaggtccattttggtttgggactgcgtgacaaggctgtactctacgcttcctgtcataatgatatcccggcgttaaccaggcccgagagatacagacacttgcagtgttggtcaggtaattagagcaacacacccaaagacgcatccttgaagcggatgacactcgactgtgtggtcccagtctccccatttaagcccacagcacactcaactctgggtaggagccggccacgggccgaaaaacccacctccgctgggattcgaacccgcgtcctcccagccgtcagtccgcgacgctaaccacttcgccacggcggctggtatttgtggggtttttttaaaactcCCTGGAACACTTGCATAATGAATTCTCCGGCGAACCTCGACCCCCTCCACAAACCAGTAAATCATCATTGTTGATTGTTTGATTATAAAACCCAGCTGACAACACTGGGGGACTGAAAACACTATCAATAACGATCTCGGAGGACATGAACATAAACGAAATATAATTACACACAGTTCACAAATTTATTTTCAAAAGCAAGAATACTGCATGctccccgctccccgccccccccccccccccccccccgccccccaacaccccctccccctcagtttcagtttctcaaggaggcgtcactgcgttcgaacaaatttttatataaaatatacgctacaccacatctgttaagcagatgcctgaccagcatcatagcccaacgcgctttgtcaggccctcagtgcatgcatatatatttatatacctatcagagttgatATCGTCTTCAGAATTAATTTTTGCCcgagacaacactctcgttgccatgggttctttttcagtgcgtcaagtgcttgctgcacacgggacctcggtttatcgtctcccccgaatgactagacgctaactttgattttccagcacaaacctgggagaaaggcgagagcgggattcgaacccagaccctcaagtactctctgtattggcagatgagcgtcttaaccattctgccaccttccgtcTGGGAGCAAAACTTCAAACAGATAAACCTGGCGAACAAAACACAATGCTTAAACAAGAACTTACACCCCACGCTCGTCACCACGTGGATTGGTTGTTTCAGGTTTCGGTGTACACCATGTGGCGACACGACAAAAGCTGGGTTGAGAACTTCCTGTCCTCGTGGACTCCTCTGCTATTGGCTGGGGTGGCCGTGACGTCACTGCTGCTGCGTTACGTCAGGGATCCCATCACGTGCCACTACATTTACCCGAAAGCCAACGAGTACTTCACAGAGTACTGCTTCCAGGAAACGTCTATTATCATGAGGTCTGAGGAGGTGGGTGATGTGACGAATCGTGTGCGTGTTTCACTGAGCTCGGCATGCCTGGTTCCTGTGCATTTTCCTTATCAGTATCGAGCAGTAAGCTGACAAGCCctgtgaatgaacacacacacacacacactaactgaacgcacacatgagagagagagagagagagagagagagagagagagagatcttaacaTATAAAACGTCAGAATGCACCAGTCTTGCAAGAATGTCAATTTAATGCAGCCTTGAGGGGAAATGAaaacagggtgggtgggggggggggggggggggggggggggggggggatggaggggtattAGGGGTATTTATAAAGTGCGCCCTACGTCCCAGTCCATACCACAGGGGCCCAGACTGATAACAATTAACAtcaaaaagaggggtgggggtattattgaaaaaaagatgaatagatATCACCATAGGGCACAATGATCAGAACTTAAGAACAAAACAAATGTGTCACTGAACAACAAGAAAATATTGCAAATGGATCTAAATATAATTTGGTATTTACAAGGGCAAGTGTCATcgggatatacatatatatttttttttcctctcaagttTACCAAGTTCTGCGACCAGCAATGGCGCCAGGTCAAGTCGAGTGACAACAAAGACCCTTTCGAGACGTGGCCCAAGCAGCGGACCTATCACCAGTGGGTTCCTTTTGCACTCGGCATTGGCGCCatcttgtgtctcctcccacacCTCTTCTGGCGCGTGCTCACTGCCCTGCTCTGGCTCGACAGCCACGCGCTGGTGCGCGCGCTGGCGGTCAACAACAACCAATCGGCGCCCGGCAACTCCACGGGACGTCACGCGGCGAGCGTTGTTGTTAAAGACAGCGCCCTCGTGGTGGAGGCGGGGCTCAGGGGAGGAAACTGGATGCTGAGCGTGGCCGCCCTTGCGAGGAAGGTTGtggcgtgtgtggtgtgcttCCTCCAGCTGCTGCTGATTGTGGTCTGGTTCAAGCCTCCGCTGGGAGCAGGTAGTTTTcgagtttcagtctcagtttctcaaggaggcatcactgagtgcgttcggacaaatcattatacgctacaccactgcgATCCGGTGTTTgatagatgcctgacagcagcataatccaacgcgctttgtcaggtgtgtgtgtgtgtgtgtgtgtgtgtgtgtgtgtgcttaccagCCTGAGTGGATTTCCTTTGCATAAGTTTGCCAAAAGAACCGTCAACAcgtttgttgccacgggttctttttcagttcgcaaagtgcgttctgcacacgatgacttcagtttatcgtctgctGGGACTGGACTAGAATGACCAGATATTCAGTTTGCTTTTCGAGTCATGTCactgaaacttgggagaaaagccGGAGAGAGcctgcgggattcgaacccaaacccacATGGCAATCGAATCGGTACTGttcggttcagttactcaaggaggcgtctctgcattcggacaaatccatatacggtacaccacatctgctaagcagatgcctgaatgaccagcagtgtaacccaacgcgcttagccaggccttggcGCTGAGATaggcttcttaaccattctgtcaccttgccCCCAGGTGGTGATGGGGAGAAACGGAATCTGACCTCTGTCAACATCACCGTCCCCCCGGCTCTGGGCGACGTTCCTCTGCCTGTGGACCCCTTCTTCTGCTCCGTGGAGACCACCCAGCGGCAGAACGTCCAGACCATGACTATGCTGTGCCTGTTGCCGCTCAACAAGGTGAGAGACAAATGGTATAAAGAGGGGTAACTCaatccattcacaaggcacacaaagtAAAGAGTGCATGGTAACTcattccattcacaaggtacacaaattTCACATAAATGCTGCttaagctaccgattcagctagcacacaggtaaacaaaaaggtacactggaacaaacccagacatgttAATCCTTTGTTCTTCTTGCCTCATTGTTTATCAATTTCAAGGTGAGAGACACTGAGGCAGGGAAGACATGAACTTTCTATTTATGTCCGTGGGATGGGATGAAGGTAGACGGTTGAGTTTCACGGCCCTTTAACTCAGTGAGACCCTGCATGAGGGATGGGATGAAGGTAGATGGTTGAGTTTCACGGCCCTTTAACTCAGTGAGACCCTGTAGTAAGGGCCACGTTGTTCAGGACATAGACACTGGAATTCCCTTAATACTGTCTATGTTCAGGGCTTGGGCCTGGATTTGGTCAATGTTCACTTTTCGAGGGGATGACAGTCTGTCCCACGGGTGGGTGGTATGTCCATCTGGCCTTCCAAAGGGGAGTCCACTCGgcgatatatataataataataataataataatatatatatatatatattatt
Encoded here:
- the LOC143286905 gene encoding innexin-19-like, with the translated sequence MVSVYTMWRHDKSWVENFLSSWTPLLLAGVAVTSLLLRYVRDPITCHYIYPKANEYFTEYCFQETSIIMRSEEFTKFCDQQWRQVKSSDNKDPFETWPKQRTYHQWVPFALGIGAILCLLPHLFWRVLTALLWLDSHALVRALAVNNNQSAPGNSTGRHAASVVVKDSALVVEAGLRGGNWMLSVAALARKVVACVVCFLQLLLIVVWFKPPLGAGGDGEKRNLTSVNITVPPALGDVPLPVDPFFCSVETTQRQNVQTMTMLCLLPLNKMFVKTFVFLFYAFLLLFLLCLWDVFYWLGRLYLPRLRDVTLLRNLSISSQSEGGSTDSAHIPDFLQALGPDGRLVLALVADHCGPVVTLHFTSQLWKAFYYSFTAASGPAPLSPATPVGCVGGSANHDGADIQLEAVNQPPHTHDCDTAKLCEDV